From the genome of Mustela erminea isolate mMusErm1 chromosome 3, mMusErm1.Pri, whole genome shotgun sequence:
CAGTGTTAACTCCTTTTGCCAACTGAACCATGATTACGTCAGATGTTCACATCGGGAGGCGCTGGGTGAGGGGTTCTTCACAGGAGCTCTCTGCGTTCTCTCTGCAACTTCCTATAAACCTAAAGCTAGTTCGTAATTCTTTTTAAAACGTTTATTTGAACaaaaggggagaggcagatgcttacttGACCGACCAGCCTTTTCCAGAAGGCAGATCCCAGGTGGTTTCACCCACATGATGGGCTGCACTGGGTCCCTCAGGCTCACTGGCTTTAGGGCTGCTTCTTCCTGGACAGGCCCCATCCCCTGGCTTCATGGGGCATGAAAGGGCGGTGGATCCACTGAGGCCTCCAGCGGGAGAGCCAAGCGACCTCCTGGGGACGATTTCTAGCTCGGTTTTGAAGAGCCCGGCAGTGGGCCCTGCTGGGAAATCCTCGCTGCAGAGCTTGTCCAGGTCTGGCATGCTCAGGGCGCGCAGCTCCTGGAGCTTGGAGCGGGACAGGGGCGACGGCTGGGTGTGGCGCACGGAGGACTTGTTCCTCTTGCTGGGAGAGGCTGGAGTCACAGGGTGGGTGGGAATTCCAGAAGGACCGAGTGATTTCTTTGGGTCCGGGTCGGCGGCCTTGTTCCCAGCCTCTGCTGGGTTCTGCCGGGAGACCGTCAGCATCATGCTGGACGGGGACTTGCTCATTTGGGGGATGAGGGTGCTGGCTTCACTTTGGCTTTCGCTGCAGGAACTCAGGCTGCGTCTCAGTGACCTTGCTGTCACGTCAACAGGGTGGCTGAGGCCCCCCGAAACAATGCTGCCAGATGACCGTCTCCCGATGGGAGGCTTAGAGCTTACTGACAAAAAGGGGGATGCCCCAGACTTGGCCACCAGCCGGTCCGAATTGGCCAGGTTCTCAAAAGACTTGATCCTCTGCTTCACAGAGAAAAATGAGGTAGATTCATAGTTCTGCTCTGGGTAGTAATGTCTTCTGGTGACTTTGATTTTGTCTGTGACCAGAGAGCTCCTTTCTTGCACTGAGAGGACATCCCCTTCATCGGTGGTCGGAAGGTTCCTCGATGTCTCCAGAAGGGGCTTTACGCTATATACGCCCTGTCCATTAGCCAGGCCAAGGACACTGCCTCTGGATGCCTTGGCCTCAGGGAGGCCCCCACTTGTCGCAAGGATCTGGCTGTCCCGATGCGAGCGACCTGGGCTGGGCAGGCCATGCCCCTCCCGGCCAAAATGGCTTGAAAACTGGGCGGGCATGGAGTAGGTCCTGGTCGCCGGCCTTGGTGTGAAGTACGGATGGTCCTCTGGTGCGGGGCCCCCTGCTGCACCATTCCTGGGCATCCCTAGGGAGCCTGACGCCTGGCTTGCCTTCGCCTGGGAGGAATCGGCCTTTTTCGCAGGGAgttgtggggaggaggaggaagaggccagTTTTGCCACACCGAAAGGTCGCTGGCTTTCCGGCTCCACCTGGGAGGCACGAGATGGGAACGATGGTGGCTGATGTGCGGACGGCTCCGGGTACTGGTGACAGGGTCTAATTTCACTCTTGTCCTGACAGTTGCTCTGGGCCCAGAACCCTCCTAGTCTGTCACCCTCAGCGGGCTTGTCACTGCAGCCATTCTTTGGCATTCTCTCACAAGAGATTTCCACTATTTTCAGCTGGTTGGTTCTCTCTAGGGGATCGCCAGCAGCTATTTTGCTTCCTCTGTCGCAAGTCACCCCTGGTTGGGCTGCCTGCGGCGCTGGATCCGTCTGGCTGGACCCACGTCTCGTGCTTGGCCCTGGAGGTGGGACGTCCTGCCCGCGGGCGGCTGGGGACGCGCTGCTCCCCAAGGCCGCAGCGGGGGCCCTGCTCTCCGGGCTGCACCGCGGAGACGCGGGGGCGGCTGCGTAAGGGCCGTCGGGCTCGGGGTGGAAAGCGGCCTGCGATCTACGGCATGCGCCTTGCTCAGGAAGGGTCCTGGGGGAGGTGTGGGGCGAAACGGAGGCTGGGATGCTCGTCTCGGATGCGGGGGGCTTCGGCGACCCCGAGGCAGCAGGCGGCCTGCTCTCCAGCACGCACTGGGGGGACCTGGGGGCTGCTGTGGCGCTCTTCTCCGGCTCCTCCGGCTCGGTGGTGTGGAACCGGGGGGCTGCTCCCTTGGGAAGCGCTCTGTGGGAGGTCTGGGGCGAAATGAGGGGTTTCCTGGGGTCCATCCCAGCAGCCTTGGCCGCAGGAGCAGCAGGGGCCTCTGAAGTGACCTTGCACTTGCTTTTGATGCTCAGTCTCTTCAGCTTAGGGCCGGACTTGGGTTTCTGACCGTTGTTTAACGGTGTTTCCACGGAACCCTTTTTAGGTGGGTCTTTATTTTCCAGGCTCACTTTCAGCTGTGGGGGGCTCTGAAGCCCAGCAACCCCCTTTTTGTGGCAGGAACTCGACCCCTGACTTTTGGAGTCAGGACTCCTGGCGGGCACCACGGGCTGCTCCTTTTCCGTTTTGCCCTGTGCGGCTGAGCCgtggttatttttgtttatttctttaaaccagGCCATGATGGGCCTCCGGGAGATCATTTTTGGTTTCTGGAGTGGGTCATCCACGTCCTGACTTTCGGAGATGTGCAGAGTCGTCAAAACGGATTCTCCATTCTTAGGGACATCCGTGCTGAAGGGGGATGGATTTTCAGCGTCACTGAcatttgtgtcttgttttttatGGGGGGTTTTGTCACCGAGCAGGTCATGTTCTAGACCGTTGACCACGTTCAGACTGCGGAGAGTGACCGGAAGGCTGTGGAAATGACCGGGGGCCTTAGGGGGCCGGCTGCTCTCCACAGCGGAGCCTGCGCTGGGGGCTTGCAGGGTTTCTTCTTCACATGAGGGCCTGGGGTCCTGTGACGGCCTTTGGTCTGCATGAAGCTCATGCTCCCGAGAGCTTGTATCCAAGAGAGAAAACGGCTGGGAAGAGTCCGGAATCGAAGGGCAGGAGGTGCCAGGGACAAAGGACGCTCTCTCGCGCGGGTTTCCCACCACCTGCCGGAGCGCGCTGTGCTTCAGCCGCAGCATTCTGGCCGGCACCGGGCAGGGTGCAggctgggtgggggcgggagCAGTAGCTGAGAGGGCGTGGGGGGAACCATCTGGAGAACAAATCTCGATTTGCTCCTCCTCAGACTCGGTAGTGTTTTCCTTGTGAGAAGAGCGGCGAGAACGAGGAGGTGACCAGTTGTCCCCGCTGGAAGCTCGTGGGGCTTCGCTGAGCGATTCCGGGTCGGAAGACGAGTCCTCTGCGTCACCATACATGGATGAGAGGGATGGCTCTGTGCTGTCACCGAGCCCTGACAGGGACATGCTGTCTTCGTGAAAACTGCTGAAATTTCTAGAGTAGTTGCTCAGGAAGTTTTTGTTCACAGTAAAATGTTTGTCGGGATTAATGGAATCCAAAACGGAAGGCTGGGAGGCCCAGTGTGGGTGAGGGGGCTGGCCAGCAGCTGCCCAGGTCCTCCTCGGGGTGGGGGTCTGGCTGCCCAGGACTGGCTCGGCAGGGCGGGAACCTCCGCTTCCCGCTCCTGCTGGAGGCTGGCCCTGAGAATGTCCCTCTGGAGTCAGCTGGTCCCCTCCGTGAGGAGACCGGAGTCTTGGTTCTGACGTATCCAGCTCCTTGATGAGTTTGTCGATGTCGGTCACCGGACTGCCCCCGCGTTCCCTGGGGCAGCAGTGGCCCGAGACACTGCCACACACCCCGCCAGCCTTGTCCGCAGGAGACGGCAGGGTGGGGCTGGCCTGCGGGGCCCTCTCGGACCCAGAGTCTGTTCCCTTGAGCAGAGCAGAGCCCCGGGAGCTTTCGGGCACGAGGACTGCTGTTGTCTGTGGAGCCTTGCTGTGGTTGCCGGGAACTCTGGGTCTCTCCTCGGGGGACGTGAGGTCTCGAGACAGGGCGGTGCCCGCTGGAGATGCTCGCTCTGCCTCAGGTCCTCCCCCGAGGGCAGCTGCCTTCCTGGGCGAGCTGGCttctggggctgctggagggTTGCTGAAGTCATGCCGAGCTGCTGCCGTCTTCTTGGGGGATGAGCTGCGCTCCGGGCCGGGTCCCACTTGACATCTGTCCTCAGACTCAGGAACCCTGGGTGCCACTGGCTCTCTGGGGTCCTCAGGCCTCCTGGCTTGCCCTGTGTCCACGGAGGTCTTGCTGGGGTCAGGATGAGCTGCCCACTTCTGCCCTGGGGTAGGGACGAGGTCTGGGGGGCCAACCAGTCCTGGGGTGAGAATATAAATGAAAGGTTGGGGGATAGGGGAGAGACAGgggaaaatgtgagaaaatagaaaaactattaaaaaaaaaaaaaaaaggaaaacttaatcttttttttttttttttttttccccagaaagacCTTCCACAACCTAAATGTAGCCTTCCTGTCGTTCTGTTCTTGCCTCTAAAATCACAGAGCACTCACATCTACCAAATTCTACCCTGCTCTCGGTGCTCTGAAGCCCCTCAGACTGGCTGGCAGGACAAATCTCtgtttctgcccctttctcccttGGTTATCTTCAAGGATGGGGACATCAGAAATCCTTCACTGGGTCTCTTGACACCATCTGCTCTGATGGCAAAAGCCTCAGGAGTCAGGTTCCTTCATCCTTTCACTTTGTGGTTCATTCCGCGGAGGCCTGGGGTCTCCGGGCTGGTGCTCTCCATGGGTTGGCCTCAGGGTGTGGGGACTTGCTGCTCagtgcaggagaggagagaggaggctgaTTTGGGAAGACACAGGGGAGCTGCAGAAGGATGCAAGCTGGCCCTGCGCCTAGACCGGGTCTTGAGTGTGTTCAGAGGCCCGGGAGAACTGCGAGGCCACATGACCTGGGAAGCGGGGACAGAAGGGGTGGGGACCTGACAGGGGTCCCAGGTGAAGAGGTGGCCACACAGTgatgaggaggaagatgaagaaaatggaatgaaagcAGGGAGAAAAGGGCATGTGATGGGACGGGTGCAGGGAAAGGTGCCGATGCCAGGGACGGCAGGACATGGTTATTCCAGGAGGTGGGTCCCGGAGAGCCTCTGTCCTGGGGGTACCTCCTTGTAAGGCTCTGTACACCCTCAGGCTAATCTGTGTGCCTCTGGCCCATGGCATCGGATAATCAGGGGAAACTGGCATAAGAGAGAACAGTAAATTTGCTATTTTCTTAGGAATCAGGGGTTACAGTGATGCCGTCACAATGAAAGCACCTGCTTTGAGAAGACTGTCTACCCAAATGTTACActccttcctcatctcccacGCTAGTCATCTTAATTGCATATGCCTTTCCCCTCCTGAAGTCCCTGTGTCAACAATGAAGGACTAATTATTAGCACTGTGCTACAAGTTTCTCATGCACTTAGTTTTCCTCCCAACACCATGAGGTGGGTCTGGTCTCCCTCTGCTTTGGAACAgtagggaactgaggcacagcgTGGCTTAGCAACGGGTGCAGGACCGCAGAGTGTACAGCCAGGGGTCACCTGGGAAGTCAGTCCCATAGCCTACTCCTAAACCCTGAATGCATAACCTCTGTGTAGACAGCACCTGGCCACAGCAAGGTAGGCCCATCAGGACCTCTGCGGAGACTGTACGTAACTTCCCCAGGCCCCCATGAAAGGTGAGGGACATGCCAAGACTTGACTCTCTGGGCTCCTGTCCTCTGCCAACCATTTGAGTTCCCTTCAGAATGACTTTCCTGCTTCTGCTGGTGCCAGCCATGGGGAACAGTCACAACGAGACAAAAGAAGGGGATGTGAAGGTTATTCTCTAGCTTCGGATCTACTTGCTGAGCAAACcctacattttttattaacaatttGACTTTATTGCAAAGTGTGTAACTGAAGAGCGTTTTTGAGGGAGGTTACGTGACACAGAGGCAGTTCTCGATGTCACCCCCTTCCCCAATCTCATCATGGGAAGGACAATGACTCACTTATGGCACACGAGGGGGAAGAGGGCCCGGCAGCCTTTGCAAACGATGTTGCAGGTGCGGAAGGCCACGGCAGACGTGGGTGCGGTTTCCTAGCTAGAGTCGGTCACAGAGGTGCCGAGACAGACGCATTAGTGCTCGGGACGGCTGGCTGGGGCCAGCACCAGTCACCCAGGCCAAAAGCATCTTACTGACCTCTCTGCATGCCGCTCAAACATTATATTCTGCGGACGcaggaagtaaaaaatatttctcagtgCATCTGATTTCATGTGAGCCGAGTATTGAAATTCTGAAGGGCAGGAACTCCTCTATGTCATCTTATGTCTCATTCATGAAGGCACCCATCACAAAAGAGTAAGGAGTGTCAAGTGGCTGGAAATGGACCACTCTGATGCGGAATTAAAACTATGAGTTCAGGCATGATGATCTAGTAAAGTTAAATGCAGGCAGCTTGTAAATATCACTAATCTGTGGAAGAGGTCCCCCCCCCTCAAATTTCTCCACATGTAACATTTTTATTAGGGTAAGGGCTGCTCTCCCATCTTGACGCTTACAAGCAATGAAATAATATTACCTGTCCTGGGTTGTTGACCCTGCTCTGGTGCAGCTTCGAGCAGGTTCTCTGGGCAGCGGCCGGCAtctgggtggggcagggcagcagcaggctcccagctggcaGGGACATGCTCATCGCCGATGATGGACAGCTTCCCCAGAGATTCCTGACACAATGACAACCACAAGTCACTGTTGacagctttcaggttttctgcgCCCTAAGACATCACACACAAAAGCTCTGCTTTAAGAAATTTCAGAGATTCTGGGGGTAAGGCCGCTAGAAATTACACGGTCTTGTCACTCTGCCTAAGCCTCGGTTTTCTCAACTTTGAAATGAGggtgatcagggaaatgcaaatcagaatcacGTGGAGAATCACCCGCAAGGGTGGCTGTGACCCAAAcggaaataacaggtgttggcggGGATGGAGAGGAAAGGGACCTACGTGCATTGCTGGCAGGAATgggaaatggtgcagccactacggAAAATAGTACggacgttcctcaaaaaaataaaaatagagataccataCGATCCAGATATCACATTTCTGGGTATAGACCCAGAAGAATCGAAAGCAGGTTCTCTAAGAGATATGTGTACTCCCGTGTTGATGGCAGCACTGTCTGcaatagctaaaatgtggaagcagTTCAAGTATCcattgagagatgaatggataagcaaaatgtggaaCG
Proteins encoded in this window:
- the PDZD2 gene encoding PDZ domain-containing protein 2 isoform X6, which gives rise to MLRRFKHKVHSPYNGSSSNSSEPGETPTLELGDQAVKKGKRARKFGVISRPSPQKTTEEPKSGPGCELDNDPISESDNGPDPELGNGHAFELENGPESLKELAGSHLDSSEADRGTEHSIPKTDASLPTSNDKHRFSKSGKTDFQSSDCLAREEVGRIWKMELLKESDGLGIQVSGGRGSKRSPHAIVVTQVKEGGAAHRDGRLSLGDELLVINGHLLVGLSHEEAVAILRSATGMVQLVVASKENSAEDILRLTSKSLPDLTSSVEDVSSWTDNEDQEPNGEEDEGPGSSSVRGAMPGTEESQDSGGPEESKGNLESPKQGSSKMKLKSRLSGGVHRLESVEEYNELMVRNGDPRIRMLEVSRDGRKHSLPQLLDSTGTSQEYHIVKKSTRSLSTTQVESPWRLIRPSVISIIGLYKEKGKGLGFSIAGGRDCIRGQMGIFVKTIFPNGSAAEDGRLKEGDEILDVNGIPIKGLTFQEAIHTFKQIRSGLFVLTVRTKLLSPSLTPCSTPTHMSRSSSPNFNTSSGSSVAGPEEGSSLSLGRKAPGPKDRIVMEVTLNKEPRVGLGIGACCLALDNSPPGIYIHSLAPGSVAKMESNLSRGDQILEVNSVNVRHAALSKVHTILSKCPPGPVRLVIGRHPNPKISEQEMDAVIARSTYQESKEASSSPGSGTPLKSPSLAKKDALTSEAEASPYFAHSVPGSLSDFVVAASEDEDPPGSGGSTSEDGGPPAKTSTHKEPGKPRANSLVTLGSQRSSGLFHKQVTVARQASLPGSPQPPRNPLLRQRRVGCYDTDDASDEEEFDGEGDCISLPGTLPGPSRPLTEVNSRHTLMTSSKVMGINSRGEQPQKTVVSKASSVPLLGSSLNLEESVPEGLGDTPSRAANLLASAEAHRGGPGCSGRKELSGSKSSPKLEYKADTGTQSLGNTDPPRSAQQKNDSLGSRHKPVARVSPHHKRPEADARPSTSETVHLTAGADVPCVRATSSKETRPGFHPGGTAEKESLGKLSIIGDEHVPASWEPAAALPHPDAGRCPENLLEAAPEQGQQPRTGLVGPPDLVPTPGQKWAAHPDPSKTSVDTGQARRPEDPREPVAPRVPESEDRCQVGPGPERSSSPKKTAAARHDFSNPPAAPEASSPRKAAALGGGPEAERASPAGTALSRDLTSPEERPRVPGNHSKAPQTTAVLVPESSRGSALLKGTDSGSERAPQASPTLPSPADKAGGVCGSVSGHCCPRERGGSPVTDIDKLIKELDTSEPRLRSPHGGDQLTPEGHSQGQPPAGAGSGGSRPAEPVLGSQTPTPRRTWAAAGQPPHPHWASQPSVLDSINPDKHFTVNKNFLSNYSRNFSSFHEDSMSLSGLGDSTEPSLSSMYGDAEDSSSDPESLSEAPRASSGDNWSPPRSRRSSHKENTTESEEEQIEICSPDGSPHALSATAPAPTQPAPCPVPARMLRLKHSALRQVVGNPRERASFVPGTSCPSIPDSSQPFSLLDTSSREHELHADQRPSQDPRPSCEEETLQAPSAGSAVESSRPPKAPGHFHSLPVTLRSLNVVNGLEHDLLGDKTPHKKQDTNVSDAENPSPFSTDVPKNGESVLTTLHISESQDVDDPLQKPKMISRRPIMAWFKEINKNNHGSAAQGKTEKEQPVVPARSPDSKSQGSSSCHKKGVAGLQSPPQLKVSLENKDPPKKGSVETPLNNGQKPKSGPKLKRLSIKSKCKVTSEAPAAPAAKAAGMDPRKPLISPQTSHRALPKGAAPRFHTTEPEEPEKSATAAPRSPQCVLESRPPAASGSPKPPASETSIPASVSPHTSPRTLPEQGACRRSQAAFHPEPDGPYAAAPASPRCSPESRAPAAALGSSASPAARGQDVPPPGPSTRRGSSQTDPAPQAAQPGVTCDRGSKIAAGDPLERTNQLKIVEISCERMPKNGCSDKPAEGDRLGGFWAQSNCQDKSEIRPCHQYPEPSAHQPPSFPSRASQVEPESQRPFGVAKLASSSSSPQLPAKKADSSQAKASQASGSLGMPRNGAAGGPAPEDHPYFTPRPATRTYSMPAQFSSHFGREGHGLPSPGRSHRDSQILATSGGLPEAKASRGSVLGLANGQGVYSVKPLLETSRNLPTTDEGDVLSVQERSSLVTDKIKVTRRHYYPEQNYESTSFFSVKQRIKSFENLANSDRLVAKSGASPFLSVSSKPPIGRRSSGSIVSGGLSHPVDVTARSLRRSLSSCSESQSEASTLIPQMSKSPSSMMLTVSRQNPAEAGNKAADPDPKKSLGPSGIPTHPVTPASPSKRNKSSVRHTQPSPLSRSKLQELRALSMPDLDKLCSEDFPAGPTAGLFKTELEIVPRRSLGSPAGGLSGSTALSCPMKPGDGACPGRSSPKASEPEGPSAAHHVGETTWDLPSGKGWSVNLDQLLISAGDQQRVQSVLSSVGSPSTVLTLIQEAKAQSENKEDVCFIVLNKKEGSGLGFTVAGGTDVEPKSIVVHRVCSQGAASQEGTVNRGDFLLSVNGASLAGLAHGDVLKILHQAQLHRDVLVVIKKGNDQPRPSSRQEANGKGLLSRKTSALEPGLGSSLPSHDALCVEVLKTSAGLGLSLDGGKSSTAGDGPLFIKRVYKGGAAEQAGTIEAGDEILAINGKPLVGLMHFDAWTIMKSVPEGPVQLLIRKHRNSS
- the PDZD2 gene encoding PDZ domain-containing protein 2 isoform X8; translated protein: MGWEFRDGRLSLGDELLVINGHLLVGLSHEEAVAILRSATGMVQLVVASKENSAEDILRLTSKSLPDLTSSVEDVSSWTDNEDQEPNGEEDEGPGSSSVRGAMPGTEESQDSGGPEESKGNLESPKQGSSKMKLKSRLSGGVHRLESVEEYNELMVRNGDPRIRMLEVSRDGRKHSLPQLLDSTGTSQEYHIVKKSTRSLSTTQVESPWRLIRPSVISIIGLYKEKGKGLGFSIAGGRDCIRGQMGIFVKTIFPNGSAAEDGRLKEGDEILDVNGIPIKGLTFQEAIHTFKQIRSGLFVLTVRTKLLSPSLTPCSTPTHMSRSSSPNFNTSSGSSVAGPEEGSSLSLGRKAPGPKDRIVMEVTLNKEPRVGLGIGACCLALDNSPPGIYIHSLAPGSVAKMESNLSRGDQILEVNSVNVRHAALSKVHTILSKCPPGPVRLVIGRHPNPKISEQEMDAVIARSTYQESKEASSSPGSGTPLKSPSLAKKDALTSEAEASPYFAHSVPGSLSDFVVAASEDEDPPGSGGSTSEDGGPPAKTSTHKEPGKPRANSLVTLGSQRSSGLFHKQVTVARQASLPGSPQPPRNPLLRQRRVGCYDTDDASDEEEFDGEGDCISLPGTLPGPSRPLTEVNSRHTLMTSSKVMGINSRGEQPQKTVVSKASSVPLLGSSLNLEESVPEGLGDTPSRAANLLASAEAHRGGPGCSGRKELSGSKSSPKLEYKADTGTQSLGNTDPPRSAQQKNDSLGSRHKPVARVSPHHKRPEADARPSTSETVHLTAGADVPCVRATSSKETRPGFHPGGTAEKESLGKLSIIGDEHVPASWEPAAALPHPDAGRCPENLLEAAPEQGQQPRTGLVGPPDLVPTPGQKWAAHPDPSKTSVDTGQARRPEDPREPVAPRVPESEDRCQVGPGPERSSSPKKTAAARHDFSNPPAAPEASSPRKAAALGGGPEAERASPAGTALSRDLTSPEERPRVPGNHSKAPQTTAVLVPESSRGSALLKGTDSGSERAPQASPTLPSPADKAGGVCGSVSGHCCPRERGGSPVTDIDKLIKELDTSEPRLRSPHGGDQLTPEGHSQGQPPAGAGSGGSRPAEPVLGSQTPTPRRTWAAAGQPPHPHWASQPSVLDSINPDKHFTVNKNFLSNYSRNFSSFHEDSMSLSGLGDSTEPSLSSMYGDAEDSSSDPESLSEAPRASSGDNWSPPRSRRSSHKENTTESEEEQIEICSPDGSPHALSATAPAPTQPAPCPVPARMLRLKHSALRQVVGNPRERASFVPGTSCPSIPDSSQPFSLLDTSSREHELHADQRPSQDPRPSCEEETLQAPSAGSAVESSRPPKAPGHFHSLPVTLRSLNVVNGLEHDLLGDKTPHKKQDTNVSDAENPSPFSTDVPKNGESVLTTLHISESQDVDDPLQKPKMISRRPIMAWFKEINKNNHGSAAQGKTEKEQPVVPARSPDSKSQGSSSCHKKGVAGLQSPPQLKVSLENKDPPKKGSVETPLNNGQKPKSGPKLKRLSIKSKCKVTSEAPAAPAAKAAGMDPRKPLISPQTSHRALPKGAAPRFHTTEPEEPEKSATAAPRSPQCVLESRPPAASGSPKPPASETSIPASVSPHTSPRTLPEQGACRRSQAAFHPEPDGPYAAAPASPRCSPESRAPAAALGSSASPAARGQDVPPPGPSTRRGSSQTDPAPQAAQPGVTCDRGSKIAAGDPLERTNQLKIVEISCERMPKNGCSDKPAEGDRLGGFWAQSNCQDKSEIRPCHQYPEPSAHQPPSFPSRASQVEPESQRPFGVAKLASSSSSPQLPAKKADSSQAKASQASGSLGMPRNGAAGGPAPEDHPYFTPRPATRTYSMPAQFSSHFGREGHGLPSPGRSHRDSQILATSGGLPEAKASRGSVLGLANGQGVYSVKPLLETSRNLPTTDEGDVLSVQERSSLVTDKIKVTRRHYYPEQNYESTSFFSVKQRIKSFENLANSDRLVAKSGASPFLSVSSKPPIGRRSSGSIVSGGLSHPVDVTARSLRRSLSSCSESQSEASTLIPQMSKSPSSMMLTVSRQNPAEAGNKAADPDPKKSLGPSGIPTHPVTPASPSKRNKSSVRHTQPSPLSRSKLQELRALSMPDLDKLCSEDFPAGPTAGLFKTELEIVPRRSLGSPAGGLSGSTALSCPMKPGDGACPGRSSPKASEPEGPSAAHHVGETTWDLPSGKGWSVNLDQLLISAGDQQRVQSVLSSVGSPSTVLTLIQEAKAQSENKEDVCFIVLNKKEGSGLGFTVAGGTDVEPKSIVVHRVCSQGAASQEGTVNRGDFLLSVNGASLAGLAHGDVLKILHQAQLHRDVLVVIKKGNDQPRPSSRQEANGKGLLSRKTSALEPGLGSSLPSHDALCVEVLKTSAGLGLSLDGGKSSTAGDGPLFIKRVYKGGAAEQAGTIEAGDEILAINGKPLVGLMHFDAWTIMKSVPEGPVQLLIRKHRNSS
- the PDZD2 gene encoding PDZ domain-containing protein 2 isoform X3, whose product is MPITQDNAVLHLPLLYQWLQNSLREGGDGPEQRLCQAAIQKLQEYIQLNFAVDESAVPPDHSPPGMEICTVYLTKELGDAETVGLSFGNIPVFGDYGEKRRGGKKRKTHQGPVLDVGCIWVTELRKNSPAGKSGKVRLRDEILSLNGQLMVGVDVSGASYLAEQCWNGGFIYLIMLRRFKHKVHSPYNGSSSNSSEPGETPTLELGDQAVKKGKRARKFGVISRPSPQKTTEEPKSGPGCELDNDPISESDNGPDPELGNGHAFELENGPESLKELAGSHLDSSEADRGTEHSIPKTDASLPTSNDKHRFSKSGKTDFQSSDCLAREEVGRIWKMELLKESDGLGIQVSGGRGSKRSPHAIVVTQVKEGGAAHRDGRLSLGDELLVINGHLLVGLSHEEAVAILRSATGMVQLVVASKENSAEDILRLTSKSLPDLTSSVEDVSSWTDNEDQEPNGEEDEGPGSSSVRGAMPGTEESQDSGGPEESKGNLESPKQGSSKMKLKSRLSGGVHRLESVEEYNELMVRNGDPRIRMLEVSRDGRKHSLPQLLDSTGTSQEYHIVKKSTRSLSTTQVESPWRLIRPSVISIIGLYKEKGKGLGFSIAGGRDCIRGQMGIFVKTIFPNGSAAEDGRLKEGDEILDVNGIPIKGLTFQEAIHTFKQIRSGLFVLTVRTKLLSPSLTPCSTPTHMSRSSSPNFNTSSGSSVAGPEEGSSLSLGRKAPGPKDRIVMEVTLNKEPRVGLGIGACCLALDNSPPGIYIHSLAPGSVAKMESNLSRGDQILEVNSVNVRHAALSKVHTILSKCPPGPVRLVIGRHPNPKISEQEMDAVIARSTYQESKEASSSPGSGTPLKSPSLAKKDALTSEAEASPYFAHSVPGSLSDFVVAASEDEDPPGSGGSTSEDGGPPAKTSTHKEPGKPRANSLVTLGSQRSSGLFHKQVTVARQASLPGSPQPPRNPLLRQRRVGCYDTDDASDEEEFDGEGDCISLPGTLPGPSRPLTEVNSRHTLMTSSKVMGINSRGEQPQKTVVSKASSVPLLGSSLNLEESVPEGLGDTPSRAANLLASAEAHRGGPGCSGRKELSGSKSSPKLEYKADTGTQSLGNTDPPRSAQQKNDSLGSRHKPVARVSPHHKRPEADARPSTSETVHLTAGADVPCVRATSSKETRPGFHPGGTAEKESLGKLSIIGDEHVPASWEPAAALPHPDAGRCPENLLEAAPEQGQQPRTGLVGPPDLVPTPGQKWAAHPDPSKTSVDTGQARRPEDPREPVAPRVPESEDRCQVGPGPERSSSPKKTAAARHDFSNPPAAPEASSPRKAAALGGGPEAERASPAGTALSRDLTSPEERPRVPGNHSKAPQTTAVLVPESSRGSALLKGTDSGSERAPQASPTLPSPADKAGGVCGSVSGHCCPRERGGSPVTDIDKLIKELDTSEPRLRSPHGGDQLTPEGHSQGQPPAGAGSGGSRPAEPVLGSQTPTPRRTWAAAGQPPHPHWASQPSVLDSINPDKHFTVNKNFLSNYSRNFSSFHEDSMSLSGLGDSTEPSLSSMYGDAEDSSSDPESLSEAPRASSGDNWSPPRSRRSSHKENTTESEEEQIEICSPDGSPHALSATAPAPTQPAPCPVPARMLRLKHSALRQVVGNPRERASFVPGTSCPSIPDSSQPFSLLDTSSREHELHADQRPSQDPRPSCEEETLQAPSAGSAVESSRPPKAPGHFHSLPVTLRSLNVVNGLEHDLLGDKTPHKKQDTNVSDAENPSPFSTDVPKNGESVLTTLHISESQDVDDPLQKPKMISRRPIMAWFKEINKNNHGSAAQGKTEKEQPVVPARSPDSKSQGSSSCHKKGVAGLQSPPQLKVSLENKDPPKKGSVETPLNNGQKPKSGPKLKRLSIKSKCKVTSEAPAAPAAKAAGMDPRKPLISPQTSHRALPKGAAPRFHTTEPEEPEKSATAAPRSPQCVLESRPPAASGSPKPPASETSIPASVSPHTSPRTLPEQGACRRSQAAFHPEPDGPYAAAPASPRCSPESRAPAAALGSSASPAARGQDVPPPGPSTRRGSSQTDPAPQAAQPGVTCDRGSKIAAGDPLERTNQLKIVEISCERMPKNGCSDKPAEGDRLGGFWAQSNCQDKSEIRPCHQYPEPSAHQPPSFPSRASQVEPESQRPFGVAKLASSSSSPQLPAKKADSSQAKASQASGSLGMPRNGAAGGPAPEDHPYFTPRPATRTYSMPAQFSSHFGREGHGLPSPGRSHRDSQILATSGGLPEAKASRGSVLGLANGQGVYSVKPLLETSRNLPTTDEGDVLSVQERSSLVTDKIKVTRRHYYPEQNYESTSFFSVKQRIKSFENLANSDRLVAKSGASPFLSVSSKPPIGRRSSGSIVSGGLSHPVDVTARSLRRSLSSCSESQSEASTLIPQMSKSPSSMMLTVSRQNPAEAGNKAADPDPKKSLGPSGIPTHPVTPASPSKRNKSSVRHTQPSPLSRSKLQELRALSMPDLDKLCSEDFPAGPTAGLFKTELEIVPRRSLGSPAGGLSGSTALSCPMKPGDGACPGRSSPKASEPEGPSAAHHVGETTWDLPSGKGWSVNLDQLLISAGDQQRVQSVLSSVGSPSTVLTLIQEAKAQSENKEDVCFIVLNKKEGSGLGFTVAGGTDVEPKSIVVHRVCSQGAASQEGTVNRGDFLLSVNGASLAGLAHGDVLKILHQAQLHRDVLVVIKKGNDQPRPSSRQEANGKGLLSRKTSALEPGLEEHKEMRRHRCLKTETLALTNRAYKEFRKWIS